The genomic DNA TTTACTATTTTTCAAAACTTCATGAGTATACTCTTCTCTCATCTGTGACTGATACATTTTTGCATAAAGCCCGTCTTTTTCCACAAGTTCTTCGTGTGTTCCTCTTTCTACTATATTACCTTTATTCAGAACTATAAGCTGATCTGCATGTTTTACCGTAGAAAGTCTGTGCGCAATAATAAATGTAGTTCTGTTTTGTGATATTACGTTCAAAGCTTTTTGTATCATAATTTCAGTTTCAGTATCAATATTTGCAGTGGCCTCGTCCAGTATTAATATCTCCGGATCATAGACCATTACCCTTGCAAAGGCAATAAGCTGTCTTTCACCAACAGAAAAATTTCTTCCCATATCCTCTACTGACTCGTGTATGCCGTTCGGCTGCTTATCAATAAAGCTCTGTGCGCCTATCTGACTCATTATCTCAAGAACTCTTTCTTCAGTAACATCATTATTATTAAAAGTTATATTTGAAAATAATGTCCCGCTGAAAAGCACAGGATCCTGAAGAACCATTCCCACATGGGCTCTGTAAGTCTGTACAGGATAATCCCTCAAAGATCTTCCGTCTATTACAATATCACCTTTCTGATAGTCATAAAACCTGAGCAGAACATTCATAAGCGAACTTTTCCCGCTTCCTGTATGACCCACGATTCCTATTGTATTCCCGGCAGGTATAATGAGATTTATATTTTTTAAAACATAATTTTCATTATCATAAGCAAAACTAAGATTTTTGAACTCCACATTTCCTTTCAATTCCAGATTTTCAGTACTGAATTCTAATTCCTTAGACGGAACATTCAAAAACATATCAAATATTCTTCTCGCCGAAACAATTGCCCTTTCGAATCTGTTCAAAACCCCGAAAAACCAGAACAACGGTGCAAATGCGCTGTCTACATACTGTACAAACGCAAATACCGTACCTACTGATAAAATCATACTTCCGCTCAAAAATTCCCTTCCAAAATACACAAGTGTCAGTGTAATAGCCAGACGGCGTACAGTATGAGCCATACCGTCAGTATAAAGCGCACTTAACACAGCAAATTTCCTCTTATATTCCAGATAATCATCTGCCAGTACGTCGAATTCTGCTATTGACTCATCCTCATGTGTAAAGGCCTGAACTACTTCTATTCCCTGAAACTGTTCATTCATCATTGCGTTCATATTGGACTGTATTTCCCTTGTTTCCTTAAAGTTTTCCGAAACATATTTTCTGTAAAGATACAGCCAGACTGCAATAATAGGAAGTATCAGCAATGCATAAGATGCAAGCTTTACATTCAGCAGAAACATTGCTATATATATAAAGACTACCTGCACTACAGCCTTAACTATTTCCAGAAGTGTATTTTCATATAATCCAAATATTGCATTACTGTCGTGAACAATATAAGATACCACCTTTCCGTCAGGATAATCGCTGAAATACTGTACAGGAAGCTTCTGAAGCTGCTTGAATGCATCTTTCCTCAGATCAAACACTACCTTTGTTGCCAGTATTCTCAGGCTGTATCCGCATGTGTACATAAGACATGCAGCAGCCATATACAGTATAAAAATTGACAGTACCGCAAGTGTTGCCGATCCGACATACGGTTCATAAAAATTCCACACTTCATCTTTTGTAAGTATATTAAATCCGACATTACTTTCTTTATTATTTATAAAAAGTCTGTTATCCTTTATTTCTGCTTTCTCATCTGCAATATCAGAATTTATAAGCACATATCCTTCCTTAGTCAGAATTATGCTGTTTTTTTCTAATATATTAAGCTTACTGTTTTCCTCAATTCTGGTATAATATTTCCCCTTATAAAAAACTGATTTTTTTTCATCCTGTATTGTATTACTTACTGAAACAGGTCTGAACATCCCCATAATATATTTATCTATAATTATCTTTGTCATCATTGTTCCCACTATAAATATAGTAGTGGAAAGCATTAAGGCAAAAAGACTGTAAAATAAAAATCTTTTATATGGTTTTGTATAGGCCCACAGCTGTTTCCATATATACATTATTCCACCTCCTCTGATTCCTGAGTTGTCATTGTATTTTGCTCCATAAACTGATCATAATACCAGCCCCTAAGCTCCATGAGCTCTTCGTGAGTCCCTTTCTCCACTATAGTACCTTCCTGAAGAACAATTATGTAGTTCGCATCCCTTACTGCCGATAATCTGTGAGCCACTATAATTTTTATCATCTCCGGATAATATTCCGCAATATTTCTGATTATATTTTCTTCCGTTTTCCCGTCAACGGCTGATAATGAATCATCCAGAATCAAAACATTCCCGGCTCTCACAAAGGCCCTCGCCAGAGACAGTCTCTGCTTCTGCCCACCTGAAAGCATAACTCCCGATTCACCGGTTACTGTTTCAAGACCGTTTGTTAATGTTCCTATATCCTTTGTAAAATCTGCATGCTCTATAGCTGCCATTATATCTTCACGGGAAGCATTCATATTTCCTAATCTGATATTTTCATAAACGGTTTTTGAAAAGACAATATGCTCCTGAGGCACATAAGCTATATGTTCTCTTATATTTTCCGCATTATACTCCGATATGCCGCAGTTATTTATCAGAATTTTTCCTTCTCCTAATTTATACTGACGTAAAAGCTGACGAATAATAGTAGTTTTCCCACTTCCTGTTGTCCCCACTATTCCCAGTGTTTCACCGGTTTTTACAGCTATACTGAATGAATTAAGGCTTTTTACCTGAGAACCTGGATAAGAAAAACTGTAATTATCAAATTCTATACTTTCGATTTTCTCCAGACTCAAAGGATTTTCCGGAATAATTATATCACTTTCTTCATTATAGACAGCATCTATTCTTTCATAAGACCCGCTGCCTCTCTGTAATGTGTTAATAAAAGCACCAAGTGCGAAAACAGGCCATTCCAGCATCATTACATAAACAAAATACGTAACCAGTTTACCTGTTGTCATATTGCTTTTGAATACATCCATAATTCCAAAATAGATTGCAAGTGTGGCAGCAATAGTAAATACACCTATAAATAAAGGCTCATACAGTGAAATAATCTTTGAAAAAGCTATACTTTTATCATAAGTTACCTGTGATTTTGAAAGAAGCTTTTCTATATCTTCTCTTTCTTTTGCATATGCTCTTATTACTCTTACTCCTACTATGGATTCAAGCACACTATTACTCAGAACACTCGTAGACTGCTGTCTTTCCTCATAAAGTTTCTCTATTGTTTTCTCCAGTTTATCTACACCAAATGGTATTATAAGAATGGGAATCAAAACAATTATAGAAATTTTCGGATTAATAACAAACATACTGGAAATGAGCAGTGTCAGATAAAGTGAAGCTTCAGCCAGCATCAAAAATCCAAAATCCACTGCTTCGCTTACAGCATTGACATCCTCTGTTGCTCTGGACATAAGGTCACCTGTCTGATACTTCTTAAAAAATTTTCCGTCCATTCTGATAATATGTCTAAAAAATTTCTTTAGTACTTTAAAAGAAAGAATATTGGCATTCTGAATAAAAATATAGTTCCATATACCTGTCGTAATATAACCTATTACTATTATGGAAACTAATACTATTGTTATCTGTGTCAGTTTTGACCCTGTGAGCGTTCTCATTGTCATCTGATCTATTGTATATCCTGTGATCCATGGAACAATCAATGAAAATACGTCTCCTATCAGCAGCATTAAAAGCACTAACAGATATCTCCATTTCATCTCTTTTATGAACCAGCCCAGCTGCCTAAATATTTTTATCATTTCTTTTCTCCTCCTTAAAACAATATTTTATTTTTTGCCTTTATTCTCTCTTTTTAGCACTCACTCCCATCTATAATTTCTAATTTATTAAAATTTTTATAATAAAAAAAGTAAGGTTTAGCACCCTACTAAAATTTTATTGCCTGTTTTTAAATAAAACTTTGAGCTGCGCCTCTAAAATAGAGGCTGCATACCCCTATTTATATATGAGAACAAAGGCTCAACACTGATACGTCTGCTTTTGTTCTGTTTGTATTTGATTTTTTTCCCGCAAATAATTTAATATCCATGTTCTCACCTTCTTTCTTTATAATTTTAAAATTTATCTCCCAAAATCTTAACATATACATATCTGTGATGTCAAGGTTTTTTTATTGTTTTTAAAGGGATTGAAATATCCCGATGTTTAATATTTAAGCTTATTTTTATCTTCCGTAAAGCTTAGTTATTCTTTTTATTTCATCAGATAGAACTGTTGTCAAAGCTTCTTCCTTCATTCTCCATTTCCAGTTACCGTCAGCAACTCCCGGTATATTCATTCTAGCTTCACTGTCCAGTCCCAAAAAATCCTGCATCGGAGCCAGAGCCATATTAGCTACTGATCTCCAGGCAGCTTTTATAAAACGCCAGTGGATCTCATTATCTGTATAAATATCAAAGTAATCCCTTACATATTCTTTATCATGCTCACTTGCCTTAGAATACCATCCTGTAATCGTATCATTATCATGTGTCCCGGTATACACTACACAATTATGATCATAAGAATGTGTAAGATAATCATTTTCTTCATCCGAATCAAAAGCAAACTGCAATATTTTCATACCCGGAAACCCTGTTTCATTTCGCAGCTCTACTACTTCATTTGTAAGATTTCCAAGATCTTCAGCTATTATTGGCAGATCACCAAGTGCAGCTTTTATGGAATTAAAAAAATCTATTCCCGGTCCCTTTCTCCACTCACCTATTATAGCAGTTTTTTCTCCTGCCGGTACTGCCCAATACGACTCAAATCCCCGAAAATGATCTATTCTTATGATATCTGCCGTCTTAAGATTAGCTCTCACTCTTTCTATCCACCATTTATAACCGCCCTCCTTTAATTTCTCCCAATCAAACAAAGGATTACCCCAAAGCTGTCCTGTTTCGCTGAAATAATCAGGCGGAACACCTGCCACATCAATCGGCTTTCTTTCTTTATCAAATAAAAATATTTCCGGATTTGCCCATGCATCTGCACTGTCAAAAGCAACAAAAATCGGAATATCTCCTATTATACTGATACCTTTTGAATTAGCATAGCCTTTTATCTTTGCCCACTGATTGAAAAAAAGATACTGCACAAAATTATTATACTCTATATCATCTTTCAGAAGTTTTTTATATTTTTTCAAAGCACTTTCTTTTCTGAGCAGTATATCTTCGTCCCACTTTGACCACTCCTGACCCTTAAAATAGTATTTCAAAGAAATAAACAGCGAATAATCCTCCAGCCAAAAAGAATTTTCAGATTTAAAAATTTCTATTTCAAATTTCATCTGCTCATTATCTGCTTTTTTATAATTTTCATAAGCCTTTCGAAGTAAAGGAAGCTTATTCTTATAAAGAAGTCCGTAATCTATGCTTTTAGGATCACTGCCCAGCTCAGCTTTATCTGCATCTGCAGTTTCCAGTAAACCTAAATTAATTAAATTTTCCAGATCAATCAGATAAGAATTTCCTGCAAAAGCTGAAAAACACTGATATGGTGAATCCCCATATCCGGTAGGTCCCAATGGAAAAACCTGCCATAGCTTCTGATTTGACCTGTCTAAAAAATCAATAAACTCTATTGCACTGTTCCCTAATGTGCCAATACCATATTTTCCATATAGTGATGACGGATGCAGTAAAATCCCCGAGCTTCTTGGAAACATATAAAACCTCCTGATATTTTAATTTATCTGCTTTAACATTTCATCTATCATGGTTTTAATATAACATATCTCCTATTATTTGTCACTTAATTTAATTATTTTATGTATAAATTTTGTATTTCAAATTACTTTCAACGATATATTTTGAATATACAATTATTTTAAATTGACATTTATTTCATTTATCTGATATAATTAGATGAAATTAGGAGGTGTCGTTATAATGGCAAAAGTTACTAAAGAAATGAATATCATGGAGGCTGTGGAAAAATACCCTATTATAGCACAGGTGCTTATGAGATATGGTTTGGGTTGTGTGGGATGTATAATATCTACAGCGGAAACTCTTGGTGAAGGGATTGCTGCCCACGGCTTGAATGCTGATATTATCATCGAAGAAGTTAACATGATTTTAGATAAACAGGAAGCTGAATAATCTTGCTTTAATATTGAAAAATTGTTCCCTCTTTAAGTATACACTGACTTTTCGGTGTTATTTAAAGAGGTTTTTATTTGGGGAAATACTTATTTTCAATACCTGTACCAGCTCCGCAATCACTTTATATGCATTTTTACTAATATTGAAAAATTCTTCTTGACAATAAAGCATATTTTATGGTATCATCTTTCTTGCGATGATTAGAAAAGAGGTTACTTTTCTGTAATTGCAGAATTTTATATCTGTGGAGAAGTGGCAGAGTGGCCGAATGCGCTCCCCTGCTAAGGGAGTATCCGGGGAAACTTGGATCGAGGGTTCAAATCCCTCCTTCTCCGCCATTTTTTTATTTTATGTACCCATAGCTCAATTGGATAGAGTGTCTGGCTACGGACCAGAAGGTTAGGGGTTCGACTCCTCTTGGGTACGCCATCACTAAACCCTAACCAATTTAATTTGGTTTTAAGTATAGATGATATGAGTAGAAATTATTCTGCTCTTTTTTTATTTCTCTTAACAGCAATATTCTAGCTACTTTCAGACTTTAATAATTACACCTGTTTTGCTTTTTTGAAATATAAATATACTTTAATGTTCGTTATATTGATT from Sebaldella termitidis ATCC 33386 includes the following:
- a CDS encoding ABC transporter ATP-binding protein → MYIWKQLWAYTKPYKRFLFYSLFALMLSTTIFIVGTMMTKIIIDKYIMGMFRPVSVSNTIQDEKKSVFYKGKYYTRIEENSKLNILEKNSIILTKEGYVLINSDIADEKAEIKDNRLFINNKESNVGFNILTKDEVWNFYEPYVGSATLAVLSIFILYMAAACLMYTCGYSLRILATKVVFDLRKDAFKQLQKLPVQYFSDYPDGKVVSYIVHDSNAIFGLYENTLLEIVKAVVQVVFIYIAMFLLNVKLASYALLILPIIAVWLYLYRKYVSENFKETREIQSNMNAMMNEQFQGIEVVQAFTHEDESIAEFDVLADDYLEYKRKFAVLSALYTDGMAHTVRRLAITLTLVYFGREFLSGSMILSVGTVFAFVQYVDSAFAPLFWFFGVLNRFERAIVSARRIFDMFLNVPSKELEFSTENLELKGNVEFKNLSFAYDNENYVLKNINLIIPAGNTIGIVGHTGSGKSSLMNVLLRFYDYQKGDIVIDGRSLRDYPVQTYRAHVGMVLQDPVLFSGTLFSNITFNNNDVTEERVLEIMSQIGAQSFIDKQPNGIHESVEDMGRNFSVGERQLIAFARVMVYDPEILILDEATANIDTETEIMIQKALNVISQNRTTFIIAHRLSTVKHADQLIVLNKGNIVERGTHEELVEKDGLYAKMYQSQMREEYTHEVLKNSKENFVLNM
- a CDS encoding ABC transporter ATP-binding protein, producing the protein MIKIFRQLGWFIKEMKWRYLLVLLMLLIGDVFSLIVPWITGYTIDQMTMRTLTGSKLTQITIVLVSIIVIGYITTGIWNYIFIQNANILSFKVLKKFFRHIIRMDGKFFKKYQTGDLMSRATEDVNAVSEAVDFGFLMLAEASLYLTLLISSMFVINPKISIIVLIPILIIPFGVDKLEKTIEKLYEERQQSTSVLSNSVLESIVGVRVIRAYAKEREDIEKLLSKSQVTYDKSIAFSKIISLYEPLFIGVFTIAATLAIYFGIMDVFKSNMTTGKLVTYFVYVMMLEWPVFALGAFINTLQRGSGSYERIDAVYNEESDIIIPENPLSLEKIESIEFDNYSFSYPGSQVKSLNSFSIAVKTGETLGIVGTTGSGKTTIIRQLLRQYKLGEGKILINNCGISEYNAENIREHIAYVPQEHIVFSKTVYENIRLGNMNASREDIMAAIEHADFTKDIGTLTNGLETVTGESGVMLSGGQKQRLSLARAFVRAGNVLILDDSLSAVDGKTEENIIRNIAEYYPEMIKIIVAHRLSAVRDANYIIVLQEGTIVEKGTHEELMELRGWYYDQFMEQNTMTTQESEEVE
- the malQ gene encoding 4-alpha-glucanotransferase, whose translation is MFPRSSGILLHPSSLYGKYGIGTLGNSAIEFIDFLDRSNQKLWQVFPLGPTGYGDSPYQCFSAFAGNSYLIDLENLINLGLLETADADKAELGSDPKSIDYGLLYKNKLPLLRKAYENYKKADNEQMKFEIEIFKSENSFWLEDYSLFISLKYYFKGQEWSKWDEDILLRKESALKKYKKLLKDDIEYNNFVQYLFFNQWAKIKGYANSKGISIIGDIPIFVAFDSADAWANPEIFLFDKERKPIDVAGVPPDYFSETGQLWGNPLFDWEKLKEGGYKWWIERVRANLKTADIIRIDHFRGFESYWAVPAGEKTAIIGEWRKGPGIDFFNSIKAALGDLPIIAEDLGNLTNEVVELRNETGFPGMKILQFAFDSDEENDYLTHSYDHNCVVYTGTHDNDTITGWYSKASEHDKEYVRDYFDIYTDNEIHWRFIKAAWRSVANMALAPMQDFLGLDSEARMNIPGVADGNWKWRMKEEALTTVLSDEIKRITKLYGR
- a CDS encoding DUF1858 domain-containing protein; this translates as MAKVTKEMNIMEAVEKYPIIAQVLMRYGLGCVGCIISTAETLGEGIAAHGLNADIIIEEVNMILDKQEAE